The Natranaerobius trueperi region TCTCTAATAGTTTGTGAGATAATTATCGGGTTTTGTGGTAACATAATTGCCTTTCTTCTTAGGGCTATAGTGTCCATAGTTTCAATATTTTCTCCTTCAAAATAGATATCGCCTGTATCATGACTAATTAGCTGATTTAATAATCGAAGTAAGGTTGTTTTTCCACTACCACTTTCCCCTACTATAGATGTTATGAGCCCTTTCTTTATTTCTAAATCTTCAATATAAATTATATTTTGATAGCCTACATTTTTTAAATCATACACGATTTTCACTCCTCTTTACTAATTTCTGAAAATAACTCCTTTGCCTTCTCTTTACCTTCTTGTAATGCTTCATCACCTAACTCAGTTGTATGATAGTATTTTCTCGCTCTACCACTTTCTACCTTTTCATGCTTTTCTAAAAGCCCGTCCTTTTCCATGTTATGAAGAATAGGATATAAAGTACCTGGGCTAATATCATACCCA contains the following coding sequences:
- a CDS encoding PadR family transcriptional regulator translates to MKKRAIRKLYLGFIQIYILYHAKVEPFYGLCMIEELKDHGYDISPGTLYPILHNMEKDGLLEKHEKVESGRARKYYHTTELGDEALQEGKEKAKELFSEISKEE